A section of the Humulus lupulus chromosome 2, drHumLupu1.1, whole genome shotgun sequence genome encodes:
- the LOC133819812 gene encoding putative leucine-rich repeat receptor-like protein kinase At2g19210 isoform X2, giving the protein MAKIFFLAILKATLVLTIVMVVNGEDQSDFISIDCGKSDVSSYTDEKTSIVYSSDEKFIETGVNREIAPAYRVSSQDQQLWNLRFFPEGIRNCYNLNPSLGKGNKYLIRARFLYGNYDGENKIPKFDLHLGVELWKTVSIDGMSSALDLEIIHTLSSDHIYVCLVNTGYGTPFISALEIRHIDIDNDGVYITDTGSLLLHDRYAFSLPTKLFKTRYRDDAYDRLWNPLGWTPFIEGPSTNNESSIRKNEFKLPFSVMNTAHVPNTDSRSLGISWKNFDSLDSYKLYFHFTELEKLQANQSREFNISVNGAFWIAVVPRYLAQYTIYSEKAERFELGKLEIRLNSTEKSTSPPLINGLEVYMVKEFSGRETNQDDVEAISTIKSVYELNKLKWQGDPCAPEDYMWDGLNCSYSTTDNSQRIVSLNLSSSGLKGEITTSIANLTLLQNLDLSNNNLSGIVPEFLAQLLFLGVLNLSGNNFTGPIPDVLLQRKKNGLLLSIDTNNSSSSSNSPCSSKSCGKKKNFVLPLVASLGGLLLVICFTTVIIIWRRKRRHDHKSAISLEGRNLEDESYINKMQQYTYSEIQKVTNNFEKVLGEGGFGKVYYGYLNGIEVAVKMLSSSSMQGHRQFHAELKLLLRVHHKNLTTLVGFCNEGSEVGLIYEYMAMGNLRSQLLGGNSSSDMILSWKQRLQIAIDTAQGLEYLHNGCKPPIVHRDVKSTNILLNEKLRAKLGDFGLSKVFANNYTSTFDVTTPAGISASIVGTPGYLDPEYFISNWLNEKSDVYSFGIVLLEIITAQPVVATTVQQGNHLIKWVNSMIAKGDIKNILDPRLEVDTVDTNIVWKVIEIAMACVAKTSTSRPTMSRVALDLQECLTTNIPRNNNHLETDQDQYSTDLDGIISNDIASEFSPLAR; this is encoded by the exons ATGGCTAAGATCTTCTTCTTGGCAATATTGAAAGCTACTTTAGTTCTCACAATTGTTATGGTTGTTAATGGCGAAGACCAATCAG ATTTCATCAGTATTGACTGTGGAAAATCAGACGTGTCGAGCTACACAGATGAAAAAACGAGTATCGTTTACTCTTCTGACGAAAAGTTCATCGAAACTGGCGTAAACAGGGAGATAGCACCAGCTTACAGAGTGTCGAGCCAAGATCAGCAGCTCTGGAATCTACGCTTCTTCCCTGAAGGAATCAGAAACTGTTATAATCTGAATCCTTCTCTAGGCAAAGGTAACAAATATTTGATCCGAGCAAGGTTCTTGTATGGAAACTATGATGGCGAaaacaaaatcccaaaattcGATTTGCATCTTGGAGTTGAGTTGTGGAAAACAGTTTCAATTGATGGTATGAGTAGTGCATTAGATTTGGAAATCATACACACCCTTTCTTCGGATCACATATATGTTTGTCTAGTAAACACAGGCTACGGAACTCCATTCATATCAGCCTTAGAGATACGGCATATTGACATTGACAATGACGGTGTATACATTACTGATACTGGATCACTCCTACTCCATGATCGCTATGCTTTCTCTTTACCTACAAAACTATTCAAGACGAGGTACCGAGATGATGCATATGATCGCTTATGGAATCCACTTGGTTGGACACCATTTATCGAAGGCCCCTCTACAAATAATGAGAGCTCTATAAGGAAGAACGAATTCAAATTACCCTTCTCTGTCATGAACACTGCACATGTACCAAATACAGATTCTCGTTCTTTGGGTATTTCTTGGAAAAATTTTGATAGCTTGGACAGCTACAAATTGTACTTCCACTTTACGGAACTAGAAAAGCTCCAAGCAAACCAATCTAGAGAGTTTAACATTTCCGTCAATGGAGCTTTCTGGATTGCAGTTGTTCCCAGATACTTAGCTCAATATACTATATACAGCGAGAAAGCTGAGAGATTTGAATTAGGAAAACTGGAGATACGTCTCAACAGCACCGAGAAATCAACCTCACCGCCCCTAATCAATGGATTGGAGGTATATATGGTAAAGGAGTTCTCAGGAAGAGAAACAAATCAAGATGATG TGGAGGCTATCTCAACTATCAAATCGGTGTACGAATTGAATAAACTTAAGTGGCAAGGAGATCCTTGTGCCCCGGAAGATTACATGTGGGATGGTCTAAATTGTAGTTACAGTACTACTGATAATTCGCAAAGAATTGTTTCCTT AAATTTGTCGTCAAGTGGATTGAAAGGGGAAATTACTACATCTATTGCCAATCTTACATTGTTACAAAACTT GGATTTATCTAACAACAACCTCAGTGGAATCGTGCCTGAATTTTTAGCTCAACTGTTATTCCTTGGAGTTTT GAACTTGAGCGGAAATAATTTCACAGGTCCTATTCCAGATGTGCTTCTTCAGAGAAAAAAGAATGGATTATTATTAAG CATTGATACAAATAATtctagcagtagtagtaatagtccATGTTCATCGAAGTCTTGCGGAAAGAAGAAAAACTTTGTTCTACCACTGGTTGCATCACTCGGTGGACTACTTTTAGTCATCTGCTTTACCACTGTGATTATTATCTGGAGACGTAAAAGGAGACATGATCATAAATCTGCTATCAGTTTGGAag GTAGAAACTTAGAGGATGAATCATATATCAACAAAATGCAACAATACACATACTCTGAGATTCAAAAAGTAACCAACAACTTTGAGAAGGTATTAGGCGAAGGCGGATTTGGAAAGGTTTACTATGGTTACTTAAATGGCATTGAAGTAGCAGTGAAGATGCTTTCTTCTTCATCCATGCAAGGACATCGACAATTCCACGCAgag CTAAAACTACTTTTGAGAGTTCATCATAAAAACTTAACTACACTAGTTGGGTTCTGCAATGAGGGGTCCGAAGTTGGACTCATTTACGAGTACATGGCAATGGGAAACTTACGATCACAACTTTTAGG AGGTAACAGTAGTAGTGATATGATCTTGAGTTGGAAACAGAGACTTCAAATAGCAATAGACACTGCACAAG GATTGGAATACCTGCATAACGGATGCAAGCCGCCAATAGTTCATCGAGATGTTAAATCAACAAATATCTTGTTAAATGAAAAGCTTCGGGCCAAATTAGGCGATTTTGGCCTCTCCAAAGTCTTCGCTAACAATTATACATCAACATTTGATGTTACCACGCCTGCTGGTATATCGGCAAGTATTGTTGGCACTCCTGGCTACCTTGACCCTGA GTACTTTATATCAAATTGGTTGAACGAGAAAAGTGATGTTTACAGTTTCGGAATTGTTTTATTGGAGATAATCACAGCTCAACCTGTGGTAGCAACAACAGTACAACAAGGTAATCATCTAATTAAATGGGTTAATTCCATGATTGCAAAAGGAGATATTAAAAACATTCTCGATCCAAGGTTGGAAGTAGATACTGTTGATACTAATATTGTCTGGAAAGTAATTGAAATAGCAATGGCTTGTGTCGCAAAAACTTCCACCAGTAGGCCAACCATGAGTCGGGTAGCACTTGATTTGCAGGAGTGTTTGACAACAAATATACCTCGAAACAACAACCATCTTGAGACTGATCAAGATCAATATTCAACGGATTTAGATGGAATAATCTCCAACGATATAGCTTCAGAATTTTCTCCATTAGCTAGGTAA
- the LOC133819812 gene encoding putative leucine-rich repeat receptor-like protein kinase At2g19210 isoform X1 → MAKIFFLAILKATLVLTIVMVVNGEDQSDFISIDCGKSDVSSYTDEKTSIVYSSDEKFIETGVNREIAPAYRVSSQDQQLWNLRFFPEGIRNCYNLNPSLGKGNKYLIRARFLYGNYDGENKIPKFDLHLGVELWKTVSIDGMSSALDLEIIHTLSSDHIYVCLVNTGYGTPFISALEIRHIDIDNDGVYITDTGSLLLHDRYAFSLPTKLFKTRYRDDAYDRLWNPLGWTPFIEGPSTNNESSIRKNEFKLPFSVMNTAHVPNTDSRSLGISWKNFDSLDSYKLYFHFTELEKLQANQSREFNISVNGAFWIAVVPRYLAQYTIYSEKAERFELGKLEIRLNSTEKSTSPPLINGLEVYMVKEFSGRETNQDDVEAISTIKSVYELNKLKWQGDPCAPEDYMWDGLNCSYSTTDNSQRIVSLNLSSSGLKGEITTSIANLTLLQNLDLSNNNLSGIVPEFLAQLLFLGVLNLSGNNFTGPIPDVLLQRKKNGLLLSSIDTNNSSSSSNSPCSSKSCGKKKNFVLPLVASLGGLLLVICFTTVIIIWRRKRRHDHKSAISLEGRNLEDESYINKMQQYTYSEIQKVTNNFEKVLGEGGFGKVYYGYLNGIEVAVKMLSSSSMQGHRQFHAELKLLLRVHHKNLTTLVGFCNEGSEVGLIYEYMAMGNLRSQLLGNSSSDMILSWKQRLQIAIDTAQGLEYLHNGCKPPIVHRDVKSTNILLNEKLRAKLGDFGLSKVFANNYTSTFDVTTPAGISASIVGTPGYLDPEYFISNWLNEKSDVYSFGIVLLEIITAQPVVATTVQQGNHLIKWVNSMIAKGDIKNILDPRLEVDTVDTNIVWKVIEIAMACVAKTSTSRPTMSRVALDLQECLTTNIPRNNNHLETDQDQYSTDLDGIISNDIASEFSPLAR, encoded by the exons ATGGCTAAGATCTTCTTCTTGGCAATATTGAAAGCTACTTTAGTTCTCACAATTGTTATGGTTGTTAATGGCGAAGACCAATCAG ATTTCATCAGTATTGACTGTGGAAAATCAGACGTGTCGAGCTACACAGATGAAAAAACGAGTATCGTTTACTCTTCTGACGAAAAGTTCATCGAAACTGGCGTAAACAGGGAGATAGCACCAGCTTACAGAGTGTCGAGCCAAGATCAGCAGCTCTGGAATCTACGCTTCTTCCCTGAAGGAATCAGAAACTGTTATAATCTGAATCCTTCTCTAGGCAAAGGTAACAAATATTTGATCCGAGCAAGGTTCTTGTATGGAAACTATGATGGCGAaaacaaaatcccaaaattcGATTTGCATCTTGGAGTTGAGTTGTGGAAAACAGTTTCAATTGATGGTATGAGTAGTGCATTAGATTTGGAAATCATACACACCCTTTCTTCGGATCACATATATGTTTGTCTAGTAAACACAGGCTACGGAACTCCATTCATATCAGCCTTAGAGATACGGCATATTGACATTGACAATGACGGTGTATACATTACTGATACTGGATCACTCCTACTCCATGATCGCTATGCTTTCTCTTTACCTACAAAACTATTCAAGACGAGGTACCGAGATGATGCATATGATCGCTTATGGAATCCACTTGGTTGGACACCATTTATCGAAGGCCCCTCTACAAATAATGAGAGCTCTATAAGGAAGAACGAATTCAAATTACCCTTCTCTGTCATGAACACTGCACATGTACCAAATACAGATTCTCGTTCTTTGGGTATTTCTTGGAAAAATTTTGATAGCTTGGACAGCTACAAATTGTACTTCCACTTTACGGAACTAGAAAAGCTCCAAGCAAACCAATCTAGAGAGTTTAACATTTCCGTCAATGGAGCTTTCTGGATTGCAGTTGTTCCCAGATACTTAGCTCAATATACTATATACAGCGAGAAAGCTGAGAGATTTGAATTAGGAAAACTGGAGATACGTCTCAACAGCACCGAGAAATCAACCTCACCGCCCCTAATCAATGGATTGGAGGTATATATGGTAAAGGAGTTCTCAGGAAGAGAAACAAATCAAGATGATG TGGAGGCTATCTCAACTATCAAATCGGTGTACGAATTGAATAAACTTAAGTGGCAAGGAGATCCTTGTGCCCCGGAAGATTACATGTGGGATGGTCTAAATTGTAGTTACAGTACTACTGATAATTCGCAAAGAATTGTTTCCTT AAATTTGTCGTCAAGTGGATTGAAAGGGGAAATTACTACATCTATTGCCAATCTTACATTGTTACAAAACTT GGATTTATCTAACAACAACCTCAGTGGAATCGTGCCTGAATTTTTAGCTCAACTGTTATTCCTTGGAGTTTT GAACTTGAGCGGAAATAATTTCACAGGTCCTATTCCAGATGTGCTTCTTCAGAGAAAAAAGAATGGATTATTATTAAG CAGCATTGATACAAATAATtctagcagtagtagtaatagtccATGTTCATCGAAGTCTTGCGGAAAGAAGAAAAACTTTGTTCTACCACTGGTTGCATCACTCGGTGGACTACTTTTAGTCATCTGCTTTACCACTGTGATTATTATCTGGAGACGTAAAAGGAGACATGATCATAAATCTGCTATCAGTTTGGAag GTAGAAACTTAGAGGATGAATCATATATCAACAAAATGCAACAATACACATACTCTGAGATTCAAAAAGTAACCAACAACTTTGAGAAGGTATTAGGCGAAGGCGGATTTGGAAAGGTTTACTATGGTTACTTAAATGGCATTGAAGTAGCAGTGAAGATGCTTTCTTCTTCATCCATGCAAGGACATCGACAATTCCACGCAgag CTAAAACTACTTTTGAGAGTTCATCATAAAAACTTAACTACACTAGTTGGGTTCTGCAATGAGGGGTCCGAAGTTGGACTCATTTACGAGTACATGGCAATGGGAAACTTACGATCACAACTTTTAG GTAACAGTAGTAGTGATATGATCTTGAGTTGGAAACAGAGACTTCAAATAGCAATAGACACTGCACAAG GATTGGAATACCTGCATAACGGATGCAAGCCGCCAATAGTTCATCGAGATGTTAAATCAACAAATATCTTGTTAAATGAAAAGCTTCGGGCCAAATTAGGCGATTTTGGCCTCTCCAAAGTCTTCGCTAACAATTATACATCAACATTTGATGTTACCACGCCTGCTGGTATATCGGCAAGTATTGTTGGCACTCCTGGCTACCTTGACCCTGA GTACTTTATATCAAATTGGTTGAACGAGAAAAGTGATGTTTACAGTTTCGGAATTGTTTTATTGGAGATAATCACAGCTCAACCTGTGGTAGCAACAACAGTACAACAAGGTAATCATCTAATTAAATGGGTTAATTCCATGATTGCAAAAGGAGATATTAAAAACATTCTCGATCCAAGGTTGGAAGTAGATACTGTTGATACTAATATTGTCTGGAAAGTAATTGAAATAGCAATGGCTTGTGTCGCAAAAACTTCCACCAGTAGGCCAACCATGAGTCGGGTAGCACTTGATTTGCAGGAGTGTTTGACAACAAATATACCTCGAAACAACAACCATCTTGAGACTGATCAAGATCAATATTCAACGGATTTAGATGGAATAATCTCCAACGATATAGCTTCAGAATTTTCTCCATTAGCTAGGTAA